TCTGGGAGACCAGATCGCCGGAAACAAGACGATACTCGCCGTCCTGTCCGAAGAAGTTGATGCGGGTCGGGTGCCCGAGCCCACCGCCACACTGTTGCGCAGCTTTATTCCTTGGAGTCGGATTCTAAGCGATACCAAATCCCTGATTGATGGAAGCAGTGTTGATCTGCTCGCGTGGTGCGAGGCGCAGCAACAAGATTTAGTACTGAAACCCGGTACCGGGTTTCAAGGTCGCGGAGTGACGATCGGCTGCGAAGTGGATCCGGCGCAGTGGCGAGAGGTGATCGAGTCTGCTATTTCCTCCTCGGAGGCCTGGCTAGTCCAGCGTCTCGTCCGGACCAAGCCGACGCGCATAGCGATTAGCCGGAGCGGAACGCTCACCCATGAGGAGAACTTTGTTGATTACGGCTATTACGTGGCCGGCGATGCGATCGGTATCGCTGGGATCAGGAAGAGTGCCCCATTCGGAAAAATGACGAGAAAGGTTAAGCCGCCAGTTTTCGCGCCACTATTCTTCGTTCAGTGACGGATGGAAGGCACCCACACCGTGGCTCATCAGGGCAATTTCGGCACGCACCCGGGCGGTCAGGAGCGAAGGCGTCAATCCGGTCGGGGGGACGGGCCCATCGCGCGGGACGGAAGTCCTGTCGCGTTGTACACCCGTCTTGCCCCCCAGGGGGAAGCAGAGATCGTCAGCTCCGCAGTGCTCGTACCTTCCCGCATCCTGGAGCTCGGCTGCGGAGCCGGACGCGTCACTCGCGCCCTGGCCAGCCTTGGCCACGAGGTCGTCGCGGTCGACGAGTCCCGTGACATGCTCGACGGGTTCCCGGCGCTCAACGTTCTTTCCCCCGTCGAGAAGATCCATTCTTCGATCGAGGGCCTGCGATTGGCGGCTTCCTCGTTTGATGGAGTCGTGCTTGCCTCGCAGCTCATCAATACCATCAACGTCGTGGCGCGTAAAAGTATGCTGGATACCTGCCGCCATCATGTACGCCCGGGTGGTTCGATCGTTATACAGAGGCACGACCCGTCCTTCCTGAGAGACCCGATCGACCGCAGAGCCGGTAAGAACCGTTTTATCGTGCGGGACATTGAGCAGTGCCCTGACAACGTGGTGGGAGGCGTTCTCGAATACCACGTCGACGGCCATATATGGACCCAGCAGATATGGGTGCAGAAGCTCAGCGATGACGACCTGGCTGAATGTCTGCGCGATTCCTCGCTTCGCCTTGAGGAGTTCCTAACGAGCGACAGGACCTGGCTGCGGGCGACGCCCATCTAGAAGAGACCGGTGTACGTGGCGCTACGAGACCAGCCACGGCGACCTGGGGTAGGTGCCCCTTCGAGGATGGCGACGTTACCTGGCATGCTCCTCCGGCGGGAGGGACAGTCGCCAGTGATCGGCGTGAATGACACCACTCAGAACTCCGGCAGCGCTTCACGATCGCTCGCGAGCTCGGGCCCAGCGGTAGGTGGCGTCGCCGCGGATCGGTACTTTCGGTGCCGCCTTCACGTAGAAAGCGCCCTGGACGTACCGAACTCGGGCCGCCGCGCCTGGGCCTTGCCCTTGTCCCGATCTCTGCTGGTCAGTGGGCCGCACGCTTCGCAGACGGCCGTAGCCCGAGTCGAAATGAACTGCCGTGTAGGGGAGCCAGGGCTCCTCGCTGGGTCTACTGCATGACCTGCAGATGAGGGTGGTCGAAGGATTCAGCGCACAGGTAGACCTGCATCGTGTAGCCGCAGCCGATGGAGATCAGGGCACCGATGCCGGCAAAGGAATCGTCGGCCGCAAACGCCACCTCGGTATCGACACCCTCGGCCTGCTCCTGCGCGGTCACCGCAGCCAGCGTCTCCGACAACGCCGGCGGAATCCACCTGCTTTCCCAGATCAGCGCCACCCACCCGC
This portion of the Streptomyces sp. NBC_01750 genome encodes:
- a CDS encoding class I SAM-dependent methyltransferase, with protein sequence MEGTHTVAHQGNFGTHPGGQERRRQSGRGDGPIARDGSPVALYTRLAPQGEAEIVSSAVLVPSRILELGCGAGRVTRALASLGHEVVAVDESRDMLDGFPALNVLSPVEKIHSSIEGLRLAASSFDGVVLASQLINTINVVARKSMLDTCRHHVRPGGSIVIQRHDPSFLRDPIDRRAGKNRFIVRDIEQCPDNVVGGVLEYHVDGHIWTQQIWVQKLSDDDLAECLRDSSLRLEEFLTSDRTWLRATPI